In Clostridium sp. DL-VIII, the following proteins share a genomic window:
- a CDS encoding PspC domain-containing protein has protein sequence MFENKKLYKDVSRKKICGVLVGVSDYISGDVTLVRILFILLSIKFLPVCIVIYFICALIMPDKQDIFKDQSPNQ, from the coding sequence ATGTTTGAAAATAAAAAACTATATAAAGATGTTTCAAGAAAAAAGATTTGCGGAGTACTTGTTGGGGTTTCTGATTATATAAGCGGAGATGTTACCTTAGTTCGCATATTGTTTATCTTATTATCTATAAAATTTCTTCCTGTCTGCATTGTAATCTACTTTATATGTGCACTCATTATGCCTGATAAACAAGACATCTTTAAGGATCAAAGTCCAAACCAATAA